One Rhododendron vialii isolate Sample 1 chromosome 2a, ASM3025357v1 genomic region harbors:
- the LOC131317943 gene encoding small ribosomal subunit protein bS6c alpha — protein sequence MASTSIALTLTSPSSSTPLLRPPLPTISFTRTSFRTFPHHHIRITPTRSTKAQAFDFSSTFFEQGFGGGDDDDNDEDPTNTIGSILMGIDDEEKEEPQCPPGLRQYETMAVLRPDMSEEDRLSLTQKYEELLVAGGGMYVDVFNRGVIPLAYPIKRKNKDGVVNTYLDGIYLLFTYFTKPESMPVLEETLQTDDSVIRFSSFKVRKRKY from the exons ATGGCGTCCACTTCAATCGCCTTAACCCTCACCTCCCCCTCATCTTCCACTCCCCTTCTTCGCCCACCACTACCCACAATCTCCTTCACCCGTACCAGCTTCAGAACTTTCCCCCACCACCACATCAGGATTACCCCAACCCGATCAACCAAAGCCCAGGCCTTCGATTTTTCCAGCACCTTCTTCGAACAAGGATTCGGGGGAggcgacgacgacgacaacGACGAAGACCCGACGAACACTATCGGGTCGATCCTCATGGGCATCGATGACGAGGAAAAGGAGGAGCCCCAGTGCCCGCCGGGGCTCCGTCAGTACGAGACCATGGCCGTCTTGAGACCCGACATGTCCGAAGAAGACCGCCTCTCTCTTACCCAGAAGTACGAGGAG TTGCTTGTCGCCGGGGGTGGCATGTACGTGGATGTGTTCAATAGAGGAGTTATCCCTCTCGCCTACCCCATCAAGAGGAAAAACAAAGACGGAGTGGTCAATACATACTTGGATGGTATCTACCTTCTCTTCACTTACTTCACCAAGCCCGAGTCCATGCCAGTTCTCGAGGAAACACTGCAAACAGATGATAGTGTAATTCGATTCTCCAGTTTTAAAGTAAGAAAGAGAAAGTACTGA
- the LOC131317945 gene encoding protein NLP6-like isoform X2, translated as MEGANQSLLPVISSVDEIEELPPDFGLYLQRELNWSRLEDDDDGEPHRVTGWVFWSRQDDKPRHRLPVSGYENLVVSPDSSPTVKDKIRLALGRIVLHPRFGQSLVQYWAATTTTEGRTLLTTQNQPCAVSKMGKSTWGLCEYRMKSMEYKFYGDIGEEELGLPGRVFLYKLPESAADVQYYSVKEYPQRDDASRCQVRASWALPVFEHSSQICVGVLELVSTVDAITDWYHKSFLCNLHDVFQELGLQSIDVYKHYQMKYKDEDKTLTSAFHELALVLESVSKIHKLPLALTWVPCSACDSLLLGRLSSEGGEYLGAFEANNNHLVDFLIANTGYHLPKGEVAERVLSFPNMLYCKDVTQFSIAEYPLVPFARHCKLSGWFTICLHSSYTGEDVYILEFFLPKSGEDNENTLTTVDMILRTIKENFKTCFRKRIGRSIIHRSF; from the exons ATGGAGGGAGCAAATCAATCACTACTTCCCGTGATTAGTAGCGTTGACGAAATAGAAGAACTCCCGCCAGATTTCGGGCTGTATTTGCAGAGAGAACTCAACTGGTCTCGAttggaggacgacgacgacggcgaACCCCATCGTGTTACGGGATGGGTTTTCTGGAGTCGACAAGACGACAAACCCCGTCATCGTCTTCCGGTCTCCGGTTACG AGAATCTGGTTGTTAGCCCTGATTCTAGTCCGACGGTGAAAGACAAGATCAGACTTGCGCTTGGGAGAATAGTCTTACACCCAAGATTTGGTCAATCACTTGTTCAATATTGGGCTGCAACTACCACAACCGAGGGGCGGACTTTGCTTACAACTCAAAACCAACCTTGTGCTGTTAGTAAAATGGGAAAGTCAACATGGGGGCTTTGTGAGTATAGGATGAAATCTATGGAGTATAAATTTTACGGGGATATTGGAGAAGAAGAACTTGGGCTTCCTGGCCGTGTGTTCCTGTATAAATTGCCTGAATCTGCTGCTGATGTGCAATATTACTCTGTGAAAGAGTATCCACAACGCGATGACGCTTCTCGTTGCCAAGTTAGAGCATCCTGGGCTTTGCCGGTGTTCGAACATTCCAGCCAAATCTGTGTTGGTGTACTTGAGCTAGTCTCTACCGTTGACGCCATTACAGATTGGTATCACAAATCTTTCCTTTGCAACCTGCACGATGTTTTTCAG GAGCTAGGCTTGCAATCTATTGATGTATATAAACACTATCAAATGAAA TACAAGGACGAGGATAAAACTCTTACATCTGCCTTCCATGAACTCGCGTTGGTATTGGAATCAGTGTCTAAAATACATAAGTTACCTTTGGCTCTGACTTGGGTCCCGTGCAGTGCTTGCGACTCTTTATTGCTAGGCCGACTCTCATCCGAGGGTGGAGAATATCTCGGGGCTTTTGAGGCCAACAATAACCACCTCGTTGATTTCTTGATAGCCAATACTGGATATCACCTACCAAAGGGGGAAGTTGCTGAGAGGGTACTTTCATTTCCTAACATGTTGTACTGCAAGGACGTAACACAATTCAGCATAGCTGAGTACCCGTTGGTACCCTTTGCACGACATTGCAAATTAAGTGGTTGGTTCACTATATGCTTGCATAGCAGTTACACAGGGGAAGATGTTTACATACTCGAGTTCTTTTTGCCCAAGAGCGGCGAAGACAATGAGAACACACTGACCACTGTGGACATGATATTGCGAACcataaaggaaaattttaaaacttgctTCCGGAAAAGAATTGGGAGAAGTATCATCCATCGAAGTTTTTGA
- the LOC131317945 gene encoding protein NLP6-like isoform X1: protein MEGANQSLLPVISSVDEIEELPPDFGLYLQRELNWSRLEDDDDGEPHRVTGWVFWSRQDDKPRHRLPVSGYVSENLVVSPDSSPTVKDKIRLALGRIVLHPRFGQSLVQYWAATTTTEGRTLLTTQNQPCAVSKMGKSTWGLCEYRMKSMEYKFYGDIGEEELGLPGRVFLYKLPESAADVQYYSVKEYPQRDDASRCQVRASWALPVFEHSSQICVGVLELVSTVDAITDWYHKSFLCNLHDVFQELGLQSIDVYKHYQMKYKDEDKTLTSAFHELALVLESVSKIHKLPLALTWVPCSACDSLLLGRLSSEGGEYLGAFEANNNHLVDFLIANTGYHLPKGEVAERVLSFPNMLYCKDVTQFSIAEYPLVPFARHCKLSGWFTICLHSSYTGEDVYILEFFLPKSGEDNENTLTTVDMILRTIKENFKTCFRKRIGRSIIHRSF from the exons ATGGAGGGAGCAAATCAATCACTACTTCCCGTGATTAGTAGCGTTGACGAAATAGAAGAACTCCCGCCAGATTTCGGGCTGTATTTGCAGAGAGAACTCAACTGGTCTCGAttggaggacgacgacgacggcgaACCCCATCGTGTTACGGGATGGGTTTTCTGGAGTCGACAAGACGACAAACCCCGTCATCGTCTTCCGGTCTCCGGTTACG TTTCAGAGAATCTGGTTGTTAGCCCTGATTCTAGTCCGACGGTGAAAGACAAGATCAGACTTGCGCTTGGGAGAATAGTCTTACACCCAAGATTTGGTCAATCACTTGTTCAATATTGGGCTGCAACTACCACAACCGAGGGGCGGACTTTGCTTACAACTCAAAACCAACCTTGTGCTGTTAGTAAAATGGGAAAGTCAACATGGGGGCTTTGTGAGTATAGGATGAAATCTATGGAGTATAAATTTTACGGGGATATTGGAGAAGAAGAACTTGGGCTTCCTGGCCGTGTGTTCCTGTATAAATTGCCTGAATCTGCTGCTGATGTGCAATATTACTCTGTGAAAGAGTATCCACAACGCGATGACGCTTCTCGTTGCCAAGTTAGAGCATCCTGGGCTTTGCCGGTGTTCGAACATTCCAGCCAAATCTGTGTTGGTGTACTTGAGCTAGTCTCTACCGTTGACGCCATTACAGATTGGTATCACAAATCTTTCCTTTGCAACCTGCACGATGTTTTTCAG GAGCTAGGCTTGCAATCTATTGATGTATATAAACACTATCAAATGAAA TACAAGGACGAGGATAAAACTCTTACATCTGCCTTCCATGAACTCGCGTTGGTATTGGAATCAGTGTCTAAAATACATAAGTTACCTTTGGCTCTGACTTGGGTCCCGTGCAGTGCTTGCGACTCTTTATTGCTAGGCCGACTCTCATCCGAGGGTGGAGAATATCTCGGGGCTTTTGAGGCCAACAATAACCACCTCGTTGATTTCTTGATAGCCAATACTGGATATCACCTACCAAAGGGGGAAGTTGCTGAGAGGGTACTTTCATTTCCTAACATGTTGTACTGCAAGGACGTAACACAATTCAGCATAGCTGAGTACCCGTTGGTACCCTTTGCACGACATTGCAAATTAAGTGGTTGGTTCACTATATGCTTGCATAGCAGTTACACAGGGGAAGATGTTTACATACTCGAGTTCTTTTTGCCCAAGAGCGGCGAAGACAATGAGAACACACTGACCACTGTGGACATGATATTGCGAACcataaaggaaaattttaaaacttgctTCCGGAAAAGAATTGGGAGAAGTATCATCCATCGAAGTTTTTGA
- the LOC131317946 gene encoding protein NLP6-like isoform X1: protein MVQAGRIIPSPQLFKDAGEILPLGQLYQSSFDAINNGMDVTNTEQDDTVATISRDGTTKTTEKKLKKTGVRVDFSLDDVLRFSTLSRSEAARGLQVSDSTLKRICRRHGILRWPPRNINKDEAFPIALPNVGAIVHVDSLEEPSWRELDAAIDGGHDLWEDDSLPSISNLENKGQPTFAKSLGVRASTFKHIGGQHGITPWPNRQVVHSFIFDKSICFVSSNCNGEGAMTCPDSLDQPSMDALIAERNDLEVTCPTEGTIKMQKREQGKTGVRIEISLDDILLYSDKKLKDAAMDLKVSGSTLKRICRGYGIHRWPPHNISEPSHIKNEGQTVQLNSDLPLNQASVSVAHIKPESQEANKVLVKAKYGDLMLKFGLSLSAGFRELEHEVAKRLNLDVGTYYVKYQDEDDDLILLACDDDLRACVHSSISLGNTSTLVLLELKHPF from the exons ATGGTCCAAGCTGGTAGAATTATTCCTAGTCCTCAACTCTTTAAGGATGCAGGAGAGATATTGCCACTAGGTCAACTGTATCAGTCATCATTTGATGCAATAAACAATGGAATGGATGTTACGAATACAGAACAGGACGATACAGTTGCTACTATTTCACGAGACGGCACAACCAAGACAACAgaaaagaaactcaaaaaaactGGAGTCAGGGTTGATTTTTCTTTAGACGATGTCCTACGATTTTCAACATTGAGCCGTAGTGAGGCTGCAAGGGGACTCCAAG TCAGCGACTCGACATTGAAGCGTATCTGTAGGAGACATGGTATTCTTCGGTGGCCTCCTCGCAACATAAACAAG GATGAGGCATTTCCCATAGCGTTACCAAATGTTGGAGCTATTGTGCACGTTGATTCACTAGAAGAACCTTCATGGAGGGAACTTGATGCTGCAATAGATGGAGGACATGATCTCTGGGAAGACGATAGCTTGCCATCTATTTCTAATTTGGAGAATAAAGGTCAACCTACTTTTGCGAAGAGTCTTGGCG TTAGAGCTTCCACATTCAAGCACATCGGGGGACAACATGGGATCACTCCGTGGCCAAATCGACAAGTAGTTCACTCGTTCATTTTTGATAAGTCAATTTGTTTTGTTAGTAGTAATTGT AATGGAGAAGGAGCGATGACATGTCCAGATTCATTGGATCAGCCATCAATGGATGCATTAATTGCTGAACGAAATGACTTGGAGGTAACTTGTCCAACAGAAGGCACcatcaaaatgcaaaaaaggGAGCAGGGAAAAACTGGAGTTCGAATTGAAATTTCTCTAGACGATATCCTTCTATATTCTGATAAGAAACTTAAAGATGCTGCAATGGACCTCAAAG TTAGCGGATCTACATTGAAGCGTATCTGTAGGGGTTATGGTATCCATCGGTGGCCACCTCACAACATAAGTGAGCCCTCGCATATTAAGAACGAGGGACAAACCGTACAACTAAATTCTGATCTGCCTTTGAATCAAGCCTCAGTTAGTGTTGCTCACATAAAGCCAGAATCCCAAGAAGCGAATAAGGTTTTAGTTAAGGCAAAATATGGAGATTTGATGTTGAAGTTTGGGCTGTCTTTGTCGGCCGGGTTTAGAGAGCTGGAGCATGAAGTGGCTAAAAGACTGAACCTGGACGTTGGAACTTACTATGTCAAGTATCAAgatgaggatgatgatttgATTTTATTAGCTTGCGATGATGACTTACGAGCTTGTGTGCACAGTTCTATATCTCTGGGCAACACTTCGACATTGGTACTGCTTGAGCTAAAGCATCCATTTTGA
- the LOC131317946 gene encoding protein NLP1-like isoform X2, which produces MVQAGRIIPSPQLFKDAGEILPLGQLYQSSFDAINNGMDVTNTEQDDTVATISRDGTTKTTEKKLKKTGVRVDFSLDDVLRFSTLSRSEAARGLQVSDSTLKRICRRHGILRWPPRNINKDEAFPIALPNVGAIVHVDSLEEPSWRELDAAIDGGHDLWEDDSLPSISNLENKVRASTFKHIGGQHGITPWPNRQVVHSFIFDKSICFVSSNCNGEGAMTCPDSLDQPSMDALIAERNDLEVTCPTEGTIKMQKREQGKTGVRIEISLDDILLYSDKKLKDAAMDLKVSGSTLKRICRGYGIHRWPPHNISEPSHIKNEGQTVQLNSDLPLNQASVSVAHIKPESQEANKVLVKAKYGDLMLKFGLSLSAGFRELEHEVAKRLNLDVGTYYVKYQDEDDDLILLACDDDLRACVHSSISLGNTSTLVLLELKHPF; this is translated from the exons ATGGTCCAAGCTGGTAGAATTATTCCTAGTCCTCAACTCTTTAAGGATGCAGGAGAGATATTGCCACTAGGTCAACTGTATCAGTCATCATTTGATGCAATAAACAATGGAATGGATGTTACGAATACAGAACAGGACGATACAGTTGCTACTATTTCACGAGACGGCACAACCAAGACAACAgaaaagaaactcaaaaaaactGGAGTCAGGGTTGATTTTTCTTTAGACGATGTCCTACGATTTTCAACATTGAGCCGTAGTGAGGCTGCAAGGGGACTCCAAG TCAGCGACTCGACATTGAAGCGTATCTGTAGGAGACATGGTATTCTTCGGTGGCCTCCTCGCAACATAAACAAG GATGAGGCATTTCCCATAGCGTTACCAAATGTTGGAGCTATTGTGCACGTTGATTCACTAGAAGAACCTTCATGGAGGGAACTTGATGCTGCAATAGATGGAGGACATGATCTCTGGGAAGACGATAGCTTGCCATCTATTTCTAATTTGGAGAATAAAG TTAGAGCTTCCACATTCAAGCACATCGGGGGACAACATGGGATCACTCCGTGGCCAAATCGACAAGTAGTTCACTCGTTCATTTTTGATAAGTCAATTTGTTTTGTTAGTAGTAATTGT AATGGAGAAGGAGCGATGACATGTCCAGATTCATTGGATCAGCCATCAATGGATGCATTAATTGCTGAACGAAATGACTTGGAGGTAACTTGTCCAACAGAAGGCACcatcaaaatgcaaaaaaggGAGCAGGGAAAAACTGGAGTTCGAATTGAAATTTCTCTAGACGATATCCTTCTATATTCTGATAAGAAACTTAAAGATGCTGCAATGGACCTCAAAG TTAGCGGATCTACATTGAAGCGTATCTGTAGGGGTTATGGTATCCATCGGTGGCCACCTCACAACATAAGTGAGCCCTCGCATATTAAGAACGAGGGACAAACCGTACAACTAAATTCTGATCTGCCTTTGAATCAAGCCTCAGTTAGTGTTGCTCACATAAAGCCAGAATCCCAAGAAGCGAATAAGGTTTTAGTTAAGGCAAAATATGGAGATTTGATGTTGAAGTTTGGGCTGTCTTTGTCGGCCGGGTTTAGAGAGCTGGAGCATGAAGTGGCTAAAAGACTGAACCTGGACGTTGGAACTTACTATGTCAAGTATCAAgatgaggatgatgatttgATTTTATTAGCTTGCGATGATGACTTACGAGCTTGTGTGCACAGTTCTATATCTCTGGGCAACACTTCGACATTGGTACTGCTTGAGCTAAAGCATCCATTTTGA
- the LOC131317946 gene encoding protein NLP9-like isoform X4: MVQAGRIIPSPQLFKDAGEILPLGQLYQSSFDAINNGMDVTNTEQDDTVATISRDGTTKTTEKKLKKTGVRVDFSLDDVLRFSTLSRSEAARGLQVSDSTLKRICRRHGILRWPPRNINKDEAFPIALPNVGAIVHVDSLEEPSWRELDAAIDGGHDLWEDDSLPSISNLENKVRASTFKHIGGQHGITPWPNRQNGEGAMTCPDSLDQPSMDALIAERNDLEVTCPTEGTIKMQKREQGKTGVRIEISLDDILLYSDKKLKDAAMDLKVSGSTLKRICRGYGIHRWPPHNISEPSHIKNEGQTVQLNSDLPLNQASVSVAHIKPESQEANKVLVKAKYGDLMLKFGLSLSAGFRELEHEVAKRLNLDVGTYYVKYQDEDDDLILLACDDDLRACVHSSISLGNTSTLVLLELKHPF, translated from the exons ATGGTCCAAGCTGGTAGAATTATTCCTAGTCCTCAACTCTTTAAGGATGCAGGAGAGATATTGCCACTAGGTCAACTGTATCAGTCATCATTTGATGCAATAAACAATGGAATGGATGTTACGAATACAGAACAGGACGATACAGTTGCTACTATTTCACGAGACGGCACAACCAAGACAACAgaaaagaaactcaaaaaaactGGAGTCAGGGTTGATTTTTCTTTAGACGATGTCCTACGATTTTCAACATTGAGCCGTAGTGAGGCTGCAAGGGGACTCCAAG TCAGCGACTCGACATTGAAGCGTATCTGTAGGAGACATGGTATTCTTCGGTGGCCTCCTCGCAACATAAACAAG GATGAGGCATTTCCCATAGCGTTACCAAATGTTGGAGCTATTGTGCACGTTGATTCACTAGAAGAACCTTCATGGAGGGAACTTGATGCTGCAATAGATGGAGGACATGATCTCTGGGAAGACGATAGCTTGCCATCTATTTCTAATTTGGAGAATAAAG TTAGAGCTTCCACATTCAAGCACATCGGGGGACAACATGGGATCACTCCGTGGCCAAATCGACAA AATGGAGAAGGAGCGATGACATGTCCAGATTCATTGGATCAGCCATCAATGGATGCATTAATTGCTGAACGAAATGACTTGGAGGTAACTTGTCCAACAGAAGGCACcatcaaaatgcaaaaaaggGAGCAGGGAAAAACTGGAGTTCGAATTGAAATTTCTCTAGACGATATCCTTCTATATTCTGATAAGAAACTTAAAGATGCTGCAATGGACCTCAAAG TTAGCGGATCTACATTGAAGCGTATCTGTAGGGGTTATGGTATCCATCGGTGGCCACCTCACAACATAAGTGAGCCCTCGCATATTAAGAACGAGGGACAAACCGTACAACTAAATTCTGATCTGCCTTTGAATCAAGCCTCAGTTAGTGTTGCTCACATAAAGCCAGAATCCCAAGAAGCGAATAAGGTTTTAGTTAAGGCAAAATATGGAGATTTGATGTTGAAGTTTGGGCTGTCTTTGTCGGCCGGGTTTAGAGAGCTGGAGCATGAAGTGGCTAAAAGACTGAACCTGGACGTTGGAACTTACTATGTCAAGTATCAAgatgaggatgatgatttgATTTTATTAGCTTGCGATGATGACTTACGAGCTTGTGTGCACAGTTCTATATCTCTGGGCAACACTTCGACATTGGTACTGCTTGAGCTAAAGCATCCATTTTGA
- the LOC131317946 gene encoding protein NLP7-like isoform X3: protein MVQAGRIIPSPQLFKDAGEILPLGQLYQSSFDAINNGMDVTNTEQDDTVATISRDGTTKTTEKKLKKTGVRVDFSLDDVLRFSTLSRSEAARGLQVSDSTLKRICRRHGILRWPPRNINKDEAFPIALPNVGAIVHVDSLEEPSWRELDAAIDGGHDLWEDDSLPSISNLENKGQPTFAKSLGVRASTFKHIGGQHGITPWPNRQNGEGAMTCPDSLDQPSMDALIAERNDLEVTCPTEGTIKMQKREQGKTGVRIEISLDDILLYSDKKLKDAAMDLKVSGSTLKRICRGYGIHRWPPHNISEPSHIKNEGQTVQLNSDLPLNQASVSVAHIKPESQEANKVLVKAKYGDLMLKFGLSLSAGFRELEHEVAKRLNLDVGTYYVKYQDEDDDLILLACDDDLRACVHSSISLGNTSTLVLLELKHPF from the exons ATGGTCCAAGCTGGTAGAATTATTCCTAGTCCTCAACTCTTTAAGGATGCAGGAGAGATATTGCCACTAGGTCAACTGTATCAGTCATCATTTGATGCAATAAACAATGGAATGGATGTTACGAATACAGAACAGGACGATACAGTTGCTACTATTTCACGAGACGGCACAACCAAGACAACAgaaaagaaactcaaaaaaactGGAGTCAGGGTTGATTTTTCTTTAGACGATGTCCTACGATTTTCAACATTGAGCCGTAGTGAGGCTGCAAGGGGACTCCAAG TCAGCGACTCGACATTGAAGCGTATCTGTAGGAGACATGGTATTCTTCGGTGGCCTCCTCGCAACATAAACAAG GATGAGGCATTTCCCATAGCGTTACCAAATGTTGGAGCTATTGTGCACGTTGATTCACTAGAAGAACCTTCATGGAGGGAACTTGATGCTGCAATAGATGGAGGACATGATCTCTGGGAAGACGATAGCTTGCCATCTATTTCTAATTTGGAGAATAAAGGTCAACCTACTTTTGCGAAGAGTCTTGGCG TTAGAGCTTCCACATTCAAGCACATCGGGGGACAACATGGGATCACTCCGTGGCCAAATCGACAA AATGGAGAAGGAGCGATGACATGTCCAGATTCATTGGATCAGCCATCAATGGATGCATTAATTGCTGAACGAAATGACTTGGAGGTAACTTGTCCAACAGAAGGCACcatcaaaatgcaaaaaaggGAGCAGGGAAAAACTGGAGTTCGAATTGAAATTTCTCTAGACGATATCCTTCTATATTCTGATAAGAAACTTAAAGATGCTGCAATGGACCTCAAAG TTAGCGGATCTACATTGAAGCGTATCTGTAGGGGTTATGGTATCCATCGGTGGCCACCTCACAACATAAGTGAGCCCTCGCATATTAAGAACGAGGGACAAACCGTACAACTAAATTCTGATCTGCCTTTGAATCAAGCCTCAGTTAGTGTTGCTCACATAAAGCCAGAATCCCAAGAAGCGAATAAGGTTTTAGTTAAGGCAAAATATGGAGATTTGATGTTGAAGTTTGGGCTGTCTTTGTCGGCCGGGTTTAGAGAGCTGGAGCATGAAGTGGCTAAAAGACTGAACCTGGACGTTGGAACTTACTATGTCAAGTATCAAgatgaggatgatgatttgATTTTATTAGCTTGCGATGATGACTTACGAGCTTGTGTGCACAGTTCTATATCTCTGGGCAACACTTCGACATTGGTACTGCTTGAGCTAAAGCATCCATTTTGA
- the LOC131317947 gene encoding bidirectional sugar transporter SWEET4-like produces MALSWCFSISAFLNEISISLSLSPTHARTQPAMVSKEAARTAVGVLGNVISFVLFMSPLPTFFQICKKGSVEQYSPAPYLGTFINCGLWAVYGLPAVHPHSLLVTSINGAGMAIELVYLLLFIRYCDRKKRLQVMLVMVVELVVVGAVAFLVLTLAHTTKLRSTIVGSIAMLGNVIMYAAPLSVMRLVISTKSVEYMPLSLSLASFANAICWSSYALIGFDPFIMAPNGLGAVFGMAQLILYAIFYRKSKKQQMTESQGKGEMGLNGNSKV; encoded by the exons ATGGCCTTATCTTGGTGCTTCTCCATATCTGCATTTCTCAACGAAATCtcgatatctctctctctctctccaacacaCGCACGAACGCAGCCAGCCATGGTTTCGAAAGAGGCTGCTCGAACTGCAGTTGGTGTTCTAG GAAACGTCATCTCATTCGTCTTGTTCATGTCGCCATT GCcaacattttttcaaatatgCAAGAAAGGGTCAGTCGAGCAGTACTCACCAGCACCATACCTGGGCACCTTTATCAACTGCGGCCTTTGGGCGGTGTACGGGCTGCCCGCAGTGCACCCACACAGCTTGCTGGTCACAAGCATTAACGGAGCAGGAATGGCCATCGAGCTAGTGTATCTGCTCCTCTTCATCCGGTACTGTGACCGGAAGAAGAGACTCCAGGTGATGTTGGTGATGGTCGTTGAGCTTGTGGTAGTCGGTGCTGTCGCGTTTCTGGTTCTAACCCTTGCCCATACGACCAAGCTTCGGTCTACCATTGTTGGAAGTATAGCCATGCTGGGTAATGTGATCATGTACGCTGCGCCATTGTCTGTCATG AGATTGGTTATATCGACAAAAAGTGTTGAGTACATGCCCCTCTCGTTGTCCCTAGCTTCCTTTGCCAATGCCATTTGCTGGAGTTCTTATGCCCTCATCGGTTTTGACCCCTTCATTATG GCACCTAATGGGCTGGGCGCAGTGTTTGGGATGGCCCAGCTCATACTCTACGCCATATTCTacagaaaatccaaaaagcaaCAGATGACAGAAAGCCAAGGCAAAGGCGAGATGGGCTTGAATGGGAACTCAAAAGTATAA